The stretch of DNA TACGACCCAGCCTGCCGAGCGGTGGCCAAAACGTCTGCCGCGAGATCGGCGCGCAGCGCCGCAAGGCCCCCTGGTATAACTGGTTATACTTAATTGTGAAAACCGCCATATCGATCCCGGATGAGCTTTTTCGTGAGGTGGAGCTTTGCGCCCGGCGGCTCAAAGTCTCTCGAAGCCGCCTTTTCGCGGACGCAGTCCGTGAGTACCTCGCCCGACGGAAATTTCCACGCGACGCGACGGAAGCTTGGAATGAGGTCATCGCCGAGGCCGGCCAGCCGGGCGATGAGCCGGCCGCGGTTGCTCTTCGGAACCGCACGAAGGCGGTGCTCAGAGATTCGCCAGCGGATCGCCGGTGATCGAGCGAGGACAAATCTGGTGGGCGGATCTGCGGGAACCCCGCGGCTCGGAACCAGGCTATCGCCATCCGGTACTGGTCCTCCAGCGAGACGAGGTTAACCGAAGCCGAATCAGCACCGTTGTGGCGTGCCGGCTCACGAGCAATACCGTTCTATCGCGTGCTCCCGGCAATACTCTCCTTCGCCGCCGGCGCACCGGGCTTCCACGCGACTCCGTCGTCAACGCCTCTTCGATCGCAACGTTGAACAAGTCCGACCTGGAAGAGCTCGTCGGCGCTCTTCCCCGAGACGTCATGGACGACGTGGACCACGGACTGCGTTGGTTTCTCGATCTGGAATGATTGGGAACACGTTCGGCCTCTGATCCAGGATTAAGAGGGCGGCCGTGGTCTTTGAAGATAGAACCTCGGCGTCGCGTAGCTGCTCACCGCATCGAGGCGGCGACTCGCTCCGTCTCCTCCATCACTCGGAGCAGGTTCCCGCCCAGGATCTTCACGATGTCCTCTTCGCGATAGCCCTTTTCGAGGAGAGCGCCAGTCAGCCTCGGGACGTTCGAGATGTCGTCCATTCCGAGCGGCATGGAGGCGCCGTCGAAATCGGACCCAAGCCCGACGTGCTCGGGTCCCACGAGCGTCACCACATGGTCGATGTGATCGACGATCTCGGTCCAGCTGACCTGGGGAAGTTCGCCGCGCTCCATCGCTTCGCGGTCGAGCCGCTCGCCTTCCCGGATCTCGCAGGCGAGATTGTCGCCGCAGCGCTCGCTCAAAGCCTCCACGATTTGCGTGACGTCCCAACCCTGGGCGGTTTTGGCGTCCTTCGCTTTCTGACTGAGGAACGTGATCTCGTAGTTGATCTGAATGACGCCGCCCTTGGCCGCGAGCGCTTTGATCATGTCGTCGGACATGTTGCGGGGATGGTCGCTCAAGCTCCGGCAGGAAGAATGCGACGCCATGAGCGGAGCTCTCGAGACCTCGAGGGCGTCGTAGAAGGTCTTGTCCGAGACGTGGGAGATGTCCACCATGACGCCGAGCCGGTTGAGCTCGCGCACGACGTCCTTGCCGAAATCGGTGAGGCCGTTGTGCTCGGGCTCCTCGGTCGAGGCGTCCGCCCAGTGGTTGTTCTGGAAATGGGTGAGGGTGAGATAGCGGACTCCGAGCTCGCGGTACATGCGCAGCACGGCAAGGTCGTCGTCGATCATGTGACCGCCTTCCATTCCCATGAGCGCCGCGATCTTCCCTTCCCGCTGGGCCTCTCGTACCTCGGAAGCGGCGGTCGCGAGCACGAGGTCGTCCGGGTGACGGCGAACCTGCTCCCGCACGGCGTCGATCTGCTGCAACGAACGTTTCACGACGTCGGGACCGGAGAGCGTCCCCGGCATCCAGATGGAGAAGAACACGGCGTCGACGCCGCCCTCACGCATCCTCGGGATGTCGACGTGGCCCGTCGAAGCCCGCGCGCCGAGGTCGAAGGCCTCGAAGATCATCTGCTGGGTGGTGTCGGCGTGCGTATCGAGAACGAGCGCCCGTGAGTGGACTTCGCGAGCTCGATCCGAAGAGCTCTGAGAGGCTACACCATTCGAGGCCACCAGCGCGCAGGTTAGAGTCAGGAGAAGCTTGCTCATGGCTCGGGAGGATAACTCACGCCCGACACGGCGATCCAGCTGAGTAAGAGGTGCGAGGTTCGTTTCACTCGGGCGGAGAGGCCGCTGGCAGGAAGAGCGCGGACTCTTTGATCTTCAGATCGTGCCAGCGAACGAGCGTGATGCGCTGCCGGGCCTCACTCGTATCGCAGGGCCTCGATGGGGTTGAGGGCCGCCGCACGACGCGCGGGGTAGAGACCGAAGAACACGCCGACGGCGCCGGCGAAAACAAGGGCGAGGAGGGTCGTCGCCGGTGAGATGGCGATGCTCCAACCGGCGATGCGTCCCACGAGAAGGGCGCTCCCGTAACCGACGGCGACGCCGATGAGCCCTCCGAGAGTGCTGACGACGACGCTTTCCACCAGGAACTGCTTCAGCACGTCCGACCCGCGGGCGCCGATCGCCATGCGGAGCCCGATCTCCCGGGTCCTCTCGGTGACCGAGACCAGCATGATGTTCATGATCCCGATCCCGCCGACGAGAAGCGAAATGCTGGCGATCGCCGACAGAAGGAGCGTCATCACTTCGGTGGTGCTCTCCGCCGCGCTCGCGATGTCGCTCTGGTTGCGTATCGCGAAGTCGTCCTCGCTGAAAGGGGGAAGCTCGTGCGCTTCGCGAAGGATGAGCCGGATCTCGTCCTGGGCATCGGGGACGTCCTGGGGCGAGTAGGTGCTCGCGAGGATCTGGGGAATCCAGCTTCTGCCGGAGAGCCGAGTCTGCACCGTGGTGTAGGGCGCAAGGATCACGTCGTCCTGATCGATTCCCTCGGGTGTCTGTCCTTTGCGGCTCAGAACCCCCACGATCTGGAAGGGAACGCTGCGGATCTGGATGCGCTCGCCCACGGGATCCTGCCCGGGAAAGAGGTTGTCGGCCACGGTCTTGCCGATGACGGCCGACTTTCGCATCGTGCGCACGTCGTTCTCGCCGAAGAACACTCCCGATTCCAGCGACCAGTTGCGGATGATCGGATATTCCGTCGACACCCCCTGGGTCGAAGTGCGCCAGTTCCCCTGCCCCCCGATGACCTGGCCCCGGGTGACCACGACGGGAGAAACGGCTGAAAGAAGAGTTGCCTCGCGCTCCAGGACCAGGGCGTCTTCGAGCCTGAGCCGGTTCGAGGTCGAGCCTCCCTGGCTCACCCCGGAGAGCCTCATTTCACCGGGAGTGATCACAATCATGTTGGTCCCGAGGCTCGCCACCTGCTCGGCGATCCGCCTCTTCGCGCCCTCGCCGATCGCAACCATGACGATCACCGCGCCCACGCCGATGATGACGCCCAGCATGGTGAGGAGCGTCCTCATCTTGTTCTTGAGGATGCTCTGGGCCGCAACCTTGGTAAGCACTCTGGCTTTCATTTCACACCAATGGCGAGAGCACCCGGGCCGCCTGCCGAGCGGGCACGCGCTGGTCGCGGAGAATCCGTCCGTCGCGCAGCTCCACGATCCGCTCAGCGTAGCTCGCGATTTCCTGCTCGTGAGTCACCATAAGGACGGTCATGCCCTCGGCGTTCAGCCTTTGAAGGAGATTCATGATGGCGATCGAGGTCCGGGTGTCGAGGTTCCCCGTCGGCTCGTCGGCGAGGAGGATGGCGGGATCGGTGACGAGAGCCCGAGCGATGGCGACCCGCTGCTGCTGTCCTCCCGAGAGCTCGTTCGGCTGGTGGTCCATCCGGTCGGCGAGCCCCACCCGCTCGAGGGCCCGTTCCGCGAGCGCGCGGGTGTCGAGGCGGCGTCCCGTGCGGTCATAGAGAAGCGGAAGCTCCACGTTCTCGACGGCCGACGTCCGCCCGAGGAGATTGAATCCCTGAAATACGAAGCCTATTTTCTGATTCCGGATGTCGGCGAGATCGTTCTTCCCCAGCTCGTCGACCCGCTCGCCATCGAGGAAGTAGGCGCCGCTCGTGGGATAGTCGAGACAGCCGAGGATGTTCATCAGAGTCGACTTCCCCGAGCCCGAGGCGCCCATGATGGCGATCATCTCGCCGGGCGCGACTTCGAGGTCGATGCCACCGAGCGCCACGACCCGGTTCTCTCCCGATCCATAGACTCTGGTGAGCCTTTCGACTCGGATCACGAGGTCTCGCGGCATGTCGGCTCTCTCAGAATCCGCGTGGACCGAATCGCCTCTGCGGCTGCGGTCCGGCGAACGGGTTGGAGGTGGCGGGAGTCTGCTCGGTGATCACCCCCGCGACGGCTTCCATCCCTTCCTCGATTCCCTCCCCCGAGATTTCCGTCCACTGGCCGTCGGTGAGCCCGGTCGTTACCCGGACCATCGAGAGCTTTCCGTCGGCACCGCGGATCCAGAGCCTCGCGCCGTCACCACCGTTTTGGGTTCTCGCGGGCCGCCCGCCGCTCTCACGAAGCCCCGTCAGCATCTCGGCAGTGGGCCGAAATCGGAGAGCGGAGTTCTGGATCTTCAACACGTTCGTCGCCGTCTCCACGAAGAAGTCGACCGTGGCCGTCATTCCCGGAAGAAGCAACCCCTCGTGGTTATCGACGTCGATCACCACCGTGTAGTTCACCACGTTCTCCACCAGCGTCGACTGCAAGCGCACCTGGCGCACCTTACCTTCGAAGGTGCGGTCGGGGTGAGCCGAGACCCGGAAGCGAACGCTCTGGTCCTTGCGAATGCGGCCGATGTCGCTTTCGTCGACGGTCGCGAGGATCTGCA from Vicinamibacteria bacterium encodes:
- a CDS encoding ribbon-helix-helix protein, CopG family; translation: MTRVDAAFGSSRDCGANDEDTGLFQHRLDRLERPQEATAKVHQESIGSVPWRGKPSLADEKVRPSLPSGGQNVCREIGAQRRKAPWYNWLYLIVKTAISIPDELFREVELCARRLKVSRSRLFADAVREYLARRKFPRDATEAWNEVIAEAGQPGDEPAAVALRNRTKAVLRDSPADRR
- a CDS encoding type II toxin-antitoxin system PemK/MazF family toxin, translating into MIERGQIWWADLREPRGSEPGYRHPVLVLQRDEVNRSRISTVVACRLTSNTVLSRAPGNTLLRRRRTGLPRDSVVNASSIATLNKSDLEELVGALPRDVMDDVDHGLRWFLDLE
- a CDS encoding dipeptidase; this encodes MSKLLLTLTCALVASNGVASQSSSDRAREVHSRALVLDTHADTTQQMIFEAFDLGARASTGHVDIPRMREGGVDAVFFSIWMPGTLSGPDVVKRSLQQIDAVREQVRRHPDDLVLATAASEVREAQREGKIAALMGMEGGHMIDDDLAVLRMYRELGVRYLTLTHFQNNHWADASTEEPEHNGLTDFGKDVVRELNRLGVMVDISHVSDKTFYDALEVSRAPLMASHSSCRSLSDHPRNMSDDMIKALAAKGGVIQINYEITFLSQKAKDAKTAQGWDVTQIVEALSERCGDNLACEIREGERLDREAMERGELPQVSWTEIVDHIDHVVTLVGPEHVGLGSDFDGASMPLGMDDISNVPRLTGALLEKGYREEDIVKILGGNLLRVMEETERVAASMR
- a CDS encoding ABC transporter permease encodes the protein MKARVLTKVAAQSILKNKMRTLLTMLGVIIGVGAVIVMVAIGEGAKRRIAEQVASLGTNMIVITPGEMRLSGVSQGGSTSNRLRLEDALVLEREATLLSAVSPVVVTRGQVIGGQGNWRTSTQGVSTEYPIIRNWSLESGVFFGENDVRTMRKSAVIGKTVADNLFPGQDPVGERIQIRSVPFQIVGVLSRKGQTPEGIDQDDVILAPYTTVQTRLSGRSWIPQILASTYSPQDVPDAQDEIRLILREAHELPPFSEDDFAIRNQSDIASAAESTTEVMTLLLSAIASISLLVGGIGIMNIMLVSVTERTREIGLRMAIGARGSDVLKQFLVESVVVSTLGGLIGVAVGYGSALLVGRIAGWSIAISPATTLLALVFAGAVGVFFGLYPARRAAALNPIEALRYE
- a CDS encoding ABC transporter ATP-binding protein, producing the protein MPRDLVIRVERLTRVYGSGENRVVALGGIDLEVAPGEMIAIMGASGSGKSTLMNILGCLDYPTSGAYFLDGERVDELGKNDLADIRNQKIGFVFQGFNLLGRTSAVENVELPLLYDRTGRRLDTRALAERALERVGLADRMDHQPNELSGGQQQRVAIARALVTDPAILLADEPTGNLDTRTSIAIMNLLQRLNAEGMTVLMVTHEQEIASYAERIVELRDGRILRDQRVPARQAARVLSPLV